The following is a genomic window from Armatimonadota bacterium.
GGCGGCTTGCTCGCCTTCAACGTGTGTCACCCGTGCTTCACCTACGCGATTCGCGACTGGGACTACGATGAGAAGGGCGACGTCGTTGGCATTCGGCTCGGGGCGTACTTCCAGCGGGGCTCCCACGTCGAGCGCTGGCGGTTCGGCGCCGCACCCGACTCCGAGGATGCAGATCCGTTCACGGTGATCTACTTCCACCGGACGTTGGCAGAGTTCTTCAACCCCTTTTGCGCGGCTGGGTTCAGCATTGAAGCTGTCGCCGAGCCGCAGCCAACGGAAGAAGCGTGTCAGGCTGATCCACGGCTGCGCAAGCACCGCCTCGTCCCGCAAACGCTCTGTGTCAAGGCGCGCAAGGCCGAGCGGTGAGGAGGGTCGCCGGCAGGCGCAGTGACACAGGACGCGCGGCCCCGCTTGCGTGTGAACTGCGCAGAGGCAAATCCGCGCAGCGCGGACCTCATATGGCACCAGAGCGGCGCGTTCGGACGTGGATCATCGTGAGACCGTCGTGCGCGGTAGTGCCGGTTGCGCGGGGATGAACGAATCTGCCCGGCGCTGTGCCGAAATGCAGGGCGGGGACTCAGCAGGGCGCTCTGTCACCGCAGACACGCCTGCTAGGAACGGCGTCGGCGGCGCAGCCCGCCAAGCACTGCGAGGCCACCCGCCAAGAGCAGAATGCTCGTGGGCTCGGGAATCACCCGGGGGACTATGATGCCGTGGTGATGCTCCAGCAGCGGGATGCCGGCCGCCAAGGGCCACGCCGGGAACCCGCGCTTGCCTGCTTCAACCGCTTGCGCCAGAGGAACCTCGAGTGCCGCCGCGCGCGGCAACTCCACCAGCAGCGTGTACTCCTCGGGACAGTGAACCGCCGTCGCGCTGGGCATCTCGAACGTCGGCGCAACGGGGAGCGATACCACCTGGGTATACTCTTCCGGCGCGTGAGTGCTGGGTGCTTCCCACGTTACCACGGGTGCGACTGTTGGGAGTTCTGTGACGATGGGGTTGGCGCACGCGTATTTCATCAGCGGCGTTCCGTCGCTCAGGCCGAATACCTTGCCGCCCTTGCGGAAGTAATCGCGGCTCTTGTAGATCCGTCCCGTGCGGGTGACGCCGTAGACCGGCCGCCAGCCGGACTCAGAGAACGTAATGACTTGGATGTTGTCACGCAGATACTTGACCAGATCCGCTTGCGAAACGTGGAAGTGCTTGGCGAGCCGCTGGCAAACGACCGCGTCACTCTCGACCTGCGCCACCAGCTCGTCTACCGTATAGGCGCGGTAGGGGACAAACGAATCCGGTCCGGTTCGTTCCTTGGCGGCGAGAGCAGGCAACGCCAAGAGGCCGAGCAGAACCACCGCCAGCAATCGCGCGGGCACTCTCACTCGGCTGCCTCCAGGGCTTTGACGTCTACCGTGACCCAGGCCGGTGCACCGAACCGCCCCGCTCCGTCACCCGCCCGCATCGTGAAGATGAGCCTGCCGGGCTCCTGCCCTTGGCCCTCCTCGTTCCGCGGCTCGAGCAAGACGTGAGTCTCAATCGGCAGTTTGGGGGAGACATAGGTCACTCGGCCGTCGCGGGTCAGGGTGTAGAAGAACTCTCTGACCGCGGGACCGGCGGAAACGAAGAACAACGTCGCCTTGGACACAGTCGTCGGGGCCGCGGCCTCTGTGAGTTGCTCGTCCGCCTTCGGATCACGTGACCGGATGGTGCAGGCCAGTCGTTCCTCGTCGGTCACGGGCGGACCGCTTTCCGCAGTCGCGCCGCCGAGGGCGCGCAGCAGGGGATCGGTCTCGGGGACGACGAGAAAAGTCGCGGTCGCGCTGTTCTCCATGGCATTCGGCTTCTTAGTTGCCGCCCATACTTCGACCATGTGATAACCGGCCTCGACGTCGGCGGTGTTGACCTTCACCCGCCATGGGGGCTCAGCCTTCGACGACAACTCATCGTTGTCGAGGCGCACCCGCAGTTCGGCCAACTCGGCCCCGCCGGTGGTGATCATCGGATTGATCGTCAACTCGTCGCCTTGCACTACCGGTAGTTCCTGCGCCCAATAGGTGGGAGGCTCTCCGGCGCGTTGGAAACTGCGCAGGTCTCCCTGCGGACTGCGCACCTCAAACACGACCTTGATTGCGGGCACGTAGGCTTTCTCGTCGGCCTGCGCGGACAAGGGCGCGACGCACAACAGGGTTGTCGCGACGACGGCACAAATAAGCCATTTCATCATGTCGCACCAGCACCTCTCACTCATGTTTTACTAGCACGAATCGTGCCAAGCCCCTGCAAACGGGCGTTTCGGAGAGCAAAAAACGCCGCTCACCGACGCCTGCCGCCCCACCCCTGGTCTTAATGCGGCATGATGGACGGATCTTCCTTCAACTCCAGCGGATTGCACCCGGGCGCGATCCGCCCAGTCCAAGATCTCACCGTAAGCCAGACGCATCGCGGCCAAGTACCATCTCGGCGCACAGGCGCTGACGCCCGCGCGATCGCAGTGGTTGCCGATGAGCCGGGCCGATTCGTGACGGTGTCCGGTCGAGCTTCGTCCCGCACTTGCGGCACTACCTGCGCTGTGGTATGATGCGCGGCGAGGCCTCACGGTATTACGCCGAGGCCTTCACGCTCATGCGCAGGCCGGAGGCAGGCATGCAGCAGCGCCGCCCGTTTACCCCGACGACCGCACTTGGTGACGCCAAGCGATGACGATCCGCGAGCAGACGGAGGAGTTGGAGGCTGAGCTGCTGTCACCTCGTGCTGCGAAGGCGGCGGCGAGCCGCGGGCGCGAGCGCGACGAACCAAGGTGTCCGCTGCGAACCGATTTCCAGCGCGACCGCGACCGCATTATCCACAGCAAGTCGTTCCGCCGCCTCACCTACAAGACCCAGGTCTTCATTGCCCCCGAGCGCGATCATTACCGCACCAGGCTCACCCACACGCTCGAGGTAGCGCAGATCGCGCGCACCATCGCCCGAGCGCTGCGCCTCAACGAGGATCTGACCGAAGCCATCGCCCTCGGCCATGATCTGGGTCATACTCCGTTTGGCCACGCGGGCGAGCAGGCGCTGGATCAGGCGTATCGCCGCTTCGATCCCGACGCTCGGTTCACCCATTGGCGGCAGAGCCTGCGCGTGGTGGAGGTCCTCGAAAACGACGGCCAGGGATTGAATCTGACGTGGGAGACGCGCGACGGCATTGCCCGGCACAGTAAAGGGCAGGACGACCTTCCCCGCCACGGCGAGCAGCGCGGCGGCGACCAACCCGCAACCGTGGAGGGCAGAGTCGTCATGATCGCCGACCGCATCGCTTACATCAATCACGACATTGACGACTCCATTCGCGGGAACCTCATTGCCCTGAATGAGCTGCCCGAGCGCTGCCTGCGGGTGCTCGGCAACACGCATTCGCAGCGCATCACGACCATGGTCGCCGACCTCGTCCATTACACTGCGGACGGCGACGACATCAAAATGGGAGAGGACGTCCTCGCGGCCACGAACGAGTTGAAGGACTTCCTGTTCGAGCGGGTGTACGGCGGCTCCCGCGCGGTACAGGGGCTGCGCAAGGTATCCGAAGTGGTGGGCAATCTCTTCCGCTACTACATGGAGAACTCGCACGGGATTCCCGGCGGCGCCCGCCCCGGCGAATCTCAGCCGGAGCTTGCTCGGCGGGTCTGCGATCACATCGCAGGCATGACGGACCGGTACGCGAAGCAGCAGTTCATCACGCACTTCCTGCCCGAGGAGTGGCGGGCCGAGTAGCCCCGCCGCGCGATGGTGCGCGCGGTGCCCACACCGCGCGCGGGAGTCTATCGCCTTCGCTCGCTTGACCCCGCATTTCCGGCGCTGCTATAATCCGACCGTCTCCCGCCTGCCGCGATAGTGCGCGAACCGAGGGGTGACTTGCCCGCGCTGCGCGTTGCGGATGCGGACGTCGTCGCTCTGCTGCACAGGACTGGAGCTATTCCCGACGATGATTGGAGGGGTGCATGGCATATGATGTGACTGATATCGGCCTCGCGGAGCAGGGCCGTCTGCGGTCGGAATGGGCGGGTCGCGAGATGCCCGTGCTCGGCCTGCTGGCGGAGCGATTCGCGCGCGAGCGGCCGCTCGACGGGATACGCGTTGGCGCGTGCCTCCACGTGACCACGGAAACCGTCAACTTGATGCGCCTGCTCAAGGCTGGCGGCGCGGAGCTTGCGCTGTGCGCCTCGAATCCGCTGAGCACGCAGGATGATGCCGCGGCGTATCTCGCCACCGAGCTGGGCGTGCCCACGTTCGCGCGCAAGGGCGAGGACGAGGAGACTTACTACCAGCATCTCGACGCCGTGCTCGACGCGCGCCCGCACGTGACGATTGACGACGGCGCGGACTTCACGTACACGCTGATCATGAAGCGATCGGAGCTGGCGTCTGACGTCATCGGCGGATGCGAGGAGACCACGACGGGCGTGATCCGGCTGCGCAATATGGCGCGCGACGGTGCGCTCGCTTATCCCGTGATCGCCGTCAACGACGCGAATACGAAGCACCTCTTCGACAACCGCTACGGCACCGGGCAAAGTTCGATTGACGGTATCCTGCGCGCGACGAACCTGCTCCTCGCGGGCAAGCGCTTCGTTGTCGCTGGCTACGGCCTGTGCGGGCGCGGGGTGGCGATGCGAGCGCGCGGCATGGGCGCGCACGTCGTCGTTACCGAGGTGGATCCGCTGCGCGCGCTGGAGGCGGTAATGGATGGCTACGAGGTCATGCCTATCGCCGAGGCCGCGCGCACGGGGGATATCTTCATCACCGTGACCGGCGACACGAGCGTGATCCGGCGCGAGCATTTCGAAGCCATGCACGATGGCGCCGTCATCTGCAACACGGGCCACTTCAACGTCGAGGTGGATATCCCGGACCTCGAGGCGATGTCGCGGTCGCGACGGAAGGTGCGGCCATTCGTGGAGGAATTCGAGCTGAAGGACGGCCGGTGCCTGTATCTGCTGGGTGAGGGGCGTCTGGTCAATCTCGCGGCTGCGGAGGGCCACCCGTCGAGCGTGATGGACATGAGCTTCGCCAACCAGGCGTTGTGCTGCGTGCACCTCGTGAAGCACGGGCGGGAAATGACCAAGGCCGTGCACCCCGTGCCGACCGAGATAGACGAGGAGATCGCCCGCCTCAAGCTGTCGGCGATGGGCGTCGAGATAGACACGCTGACCGGGGAGCAGGAGAAGTATCTCGCGGCCTGGGAGGAAGGGACGTAGGCTCGGTCGCGGTCGGCCGCACGGCGCCTTGAGAGCGAGTACGAGGCGCCCGGTCGGCGGGCCCGCAAGGTTCGGACTATTGACGACGGCCGACAGACGTCGTGGAGGCCACGTTGGTGTTGGCGCTCGGTAATGTGCCGCCGCTGGTTATCGGACTCGCCGCCGCAGCTCTGGGCTATGCGCTGCCGGCGATATGGCTGCGCGTGACGGCGAGGCGTTGGCGCAAAGCCCCTCATTCGCGCACGGTGCGCATCGTATCCGGCGCAGGGGTGTTCGCCGCCTTCGTCGTTCCCCTGGTCGTGC
Proteins encoded in this region:
- a CDS encoding PEP-CTERM sorting domain-containing protein (PEP-CTERM proteins occur, often in large numbers, in the proteomes of bacteria that also encode an exosortase, a predicted intramembrane cysteine proteinase. The presence of a PEP-CTERM domain at a protein's C-terminus predicts cleavage within the sorting domain, followed by covalent anchoring to some some component of the (usually Gram-negative) cell surface. Many PEP-CTERM proteins exhibit an unusual sequence composition that includes large numbers of potential glycosylation sites. Expression of one such protein has been shown restore the ability of a bacterium to form floc, a type of biofilm.), whose translation is MRVPARLLAVVLLGLLALPALAAKERTGPDSFVPYRAYTVDELVAQVESDAVVCQRLAKHFHVSQADLVKYLRDNIQVITFSESGWRPVYGVTRTGRIYKSRDYFRKGGKVFGLSDGTPLMKYACANPIVTELPTVAPVVTWEAPSTHAPEEYTQVVSLPVAPTFEMPSATAVHCPEEYTLLVELPRAAALEVPLAQAVEAGKRGFPAWPLAAGIPLLEHHHGIIVPRVIPEPTSILLLAGGLAVLGGLRRRRRS
- a CDS encoding deoxyguanosinetriphosphate triphosphohydrolase, which codes for MTIREQTEELEAELLSPRAAKAAASRGRERDEPRCPLRTDFQRDRDRIIHSKSFRRLTYKTQVFIAPERDHYRTRLTHTLEVAQIARTIARALRLNEDLTEAIALGHDLGHTPFGHAGEQALDQAYRRFDPDARFTHWRQSLRVVEVLENDGQGLNLTWETRDGIARHSKGQDDLPRHGEQRGGDQPATVEGRVVMIADRIAYINHDIDDSIRGNLIALNELPERCLRVLGNTHSQRITTMVADLVHYTADGDDIKMGEDVLAATNELKDFLFERVYGGSRAVQGLRKVSEVVGNLFRYYMENSHGIPGGARPGESQPELARRVCDHIAGMTDRYAKQQFITHFLPEEWRAE
- a CDS encoding adenosylhomocysteinase encodes the protein MAYDVTDIGLAEQGRLRSEWAGREMPVLGLLAERFARERPLDGIRVGACLHVTTETVNLMRLLKAGGAELALCASNPLSTQDDAAAYLATELGVPTFARKGEDEETYYQHLDAVLDARPHVTIDDGADFTYTLIMKRSELASDVIGGCEETTTGVIRLRNMARDGALAYPVIAVNDANTKHLFDNRYGTGQSSIDGILRATNLLLAGKRFVVAGYGLCGRGVAMRARGMGAHVVVTEVDPLRALEAVMDGYEVMPIAEAARTGDIFITVTGDTSVIRREHFEAMHDGAVICNTGHFNVEVDIPDLEAMSRSRRKVRPFVEEFELKDGRCLYLLGEGRLVNLAAAEGHPSSVMDMSFANQALCCVHLVKHGREMTKAVHPVPTEIDEEIARLKLSAMGVEIDTLTGEQEKYLAAWEEGT